A genomic window from Flavobacterium johnsoniae includes:
- a CDS encoding 3'-5' exonuclease, with protein MNFTAIDFETATGYHPCSVGIVTVQNGIIVDEFVSLIKPPNNEYNPFTIRVHGIYPKDTINAKSFFQIYPEIEKRLKNRVVVAHNESFDRNVLMKTMLLHGLNYEDLNIATKWECTVKIYKAKGIKPTKLSDCCREMNIQLNHHEALSDARACAKLYMLQ; from the coding sequence ATGAATTTTACAGCAATTGATTTTGAAACAGCAACAGGTTATCATCCGTGTTCGGTTGGAATTGTTACGGTTCAAAACGGGATTATAGTAGACGAATTTGTGTCTTTAATTAAACCTCCAAACAATGAATACAATCCATTTACGATTCGTGTTCACGGCATTTATCCAAAAGATACCATCAATGCAAAATCTTTTTTTCAGATTTATCCTGAAATCGAAAAAAGACTAAAAAATCGAGTTGTAGTAGCTCATAATGAAAGTTTTGATCGCAATGTTTTGATGAAAACAATGCTGCTTCACGGCTTAAATTATGAAGATTTAAATATTGCTACAAAATGGGAATGCACGGTTAAAATTTATAAAGCAAAGGGAATTAAACCAACAAAATTAAGTGACTGTTGTCGAGAAATGAATATTCAGCTTAATCATCACGAAGCGTTGTCTGATGCTCGTGCTTGTGCAAAACTTTATATGCTTCAGTAA
- a CDS encoding DUF2851 family protein produces the protein MKEEFLHYLWKFKKFDTLNLKTAQDELITIVKTGDYLELSGPDFFNALIIIENQKWAGNVEIHLKSSDWYLHNHEKDPAYENVILHVVWENDTPIYRKNNTEIPVLVLKDYVSKEIIENYNSLISPKTWISCEKQLKELDDFVFKNWQERLFFERLERKSKFISEILKETNQDWEAVLFFLLAKNFGLNTNGNSFLQIAKSIPFSVIRKESFEYENLEALLFGTAGLLDVEKEDVYFKDLKFRYYYLLHKYQLEKTYINPLQFFKLRPDNFPTIRLSQLASLYHKQQNLFSKIIDLKSVESVYRILSVSTSSYWQNHYQFDRESVEKNKRLSKSFLDLIVINTIIPLQFIYSNIMGESIEEDLIDFMKEVPSEKNATIDKFNSFGINSKNAFESQTLLELKNEYCTHKACLNCAIGLELLKKN, from the coding sequence ATGAAAGAAGAATTTCTTCATTATCTCTGGAAATTCAAGAAGTTTGACACCTTGAATTTGAAAACCGCACAAGATGAATTAATTACTATTGTTAAAACAGGTGATTATTTAGAACTTTCTGGTCCTGATTTTTTCAATGCTCTTATAATAATCGAAAATCAAAAATGGGCTGGCAATGTTGAAATTCATTTAAAATCATCTGATTGGTATTTGCATAATCATGAAAAAGATCCTGCTTATGAAAATGTTATTCTTCATGTAGTTTGGGAAAATGATACTCCAATTTATAGAAAAAATAATACCGAGATTCCAGTTTTGGTTCTTAAAGATTATGTTTCTAAAGAAATAATTGAAAACTACAATTCATTAATTTCTCCAAAAACATGGATTTCCTGCGAAAAACAATTAAAAGAACTAGACGATTTTGTTTTTAAAAATTGGCAGGAAAGATTATTTTTCGAAAGATTAGAACGTAAATCAAAGTTTATTTCTGAAATATTAAAAGAAACAAATCAAGATTGGGAAGCTGTTTTATTTTTTCTATTAGCAAAGAATTTTGGACTAAACACAAATGGAAATTCTTTTTTGCAAATTGCAAAGTCAATCCCTTTTTCTGTTATAAGAAAAGAAAGTTTTGAATACGAAAATTTAGAAGCCTTACTTTTTGGAACTGCTGGTTTATTGGATGTAGAAAAAGAAGATGTTTATTTTAAAGATTTGAAGTTTCGATATTATTATCTGTTACACAAATATCAACTGGAAAAAACATACATAAATCCGCTTCAATTTTTTAAACTTCGTCCAGATAATTTTCCAACAATTCGACTTTCTCAATTAGCGAGTTTATATCACAAACAGCAGAACTTATTCTCTAAAATAATTGATTTAAAATCTGTTGAGAGTGTGTACAGAATTTTAAGCGTTTCTACAAGTTCTTATTGGCAAAATCATTATCAGTTTGATAGAGAAAGTGTTGAGAAGAATAAAAGGCTTTCTAAATCGTTTTTAGACTTAATTGTCATCAATACAATAATTCCACTTCAATTTATCTATTCAAATATTATGGGCGAATCTATTGAAGAAGATTTAATTGATTTTATGAAAGAAGTGCCCTCAGAAAAAAACGCAACTATTGATAAGTTTAATTCGTTCGGGATAAATTCTAAAAATGCATTTGAAAGTCAGACTTTATTAGAACTTAAAAATGAATATTGTACACATAAAGCATGTTTGAATTGTGCGATAGGATTAGAACTTCTAAAAAAAAATTAG
- a CDS encoding PspC family transcriptional regulator has product MSAILKLKFFFEKYGFHVSSRLADKLGMRVTNVRLFFIYISFVTAGLGFGVYLTLAFWIRLKDLIRSKRTSVFDL; this is encoded by the coding sequence ATGTCAGCTATTTTAAAACTCAAATTCTTTTTTGAAAAATACGGTTTTCATGTTTCTTCAAGATTAGCAGATAAGCTTGGAATGCGTGTGACAAATGTGAGATTATTTTTTATTTACATTTCTTTTGTTACAGCTGGTTTAGGATTTGGCGTTTATCTTACGCTCGCATTCTGGATTAGATTGAAAGATTTAATTCGCTCAAAAAGAACTTCAGTATTTGATTTATAA